Proteins co-encoded in one Polaromonas vacuolata genomic window:
- a CDS encoding phosphonate degradation HD-domain oxygenase has product MPENLLEPLSEIENYFKTDGHLVYGEAITQLEHALQCAHLAEQAGASDALIVAALFHDVGHMLHRDAATALANDDKHEILGAKFLSRWFAPDVTQPVAFHVSAKRYLCAREAQYKNSLSVISQHTLRLQGGVMTAEQADEFSATAYAMDGVSLRRWDDLAKVKNLSTPPWEHFIQITYRCAALKKCESN; this is encoded by the coding sequence ATGCCCGAAAACCTCTTAGAGCCTTTAAGTGAGATTGAAAATTATTTCAAAACCGATGGTCACTTGGTTTATGGAGAAGCCATCACCCAGTTAGAGCATGCACTTCAATGCGCGCATCTGGCCGAACAAGCTGGCGCCAGCGATGCATTGATCGTGGCGGCTCTGTTTCATGATGTGGGTCATATGCTGCACCGCGACGCAGCCACTGCACTGGCCAATGACGATAAGCATGAAATTTTGGGGGCTAAATTTTTGTCCCGTTGGTTTGCGCCTGACGTCACGCAGCCGGTGGCTTTTCATGTTTCCGCCAAGCGCTATTTATGCGCTCGCGAAGCGCAATACAAAAACAGTTTGTCAGTTATTTCTCAGCACACATTGCGCTTGCAAGGCGGAGTGATGACGGCCGAACAAGCCGATGAATTTTCTGCAACGGCCTACGCCATGGACGGCGTTAGCTTGCGCCGTTGGGACGATTTGGCGAAAGTCAAAAACTTAAGTACCCCGCCCTGGGAACACTTTATACAAATTACATACCGCTGCGCCGCCCTGAAAAAATGCGAGAGCAACTGA
- a CDS encoding EAL domain-containing protein — translation MVTAAFSDSEEYRLLALEQLEILDSQAEEGFDSLVKAAALVCEVPVCLISLVDKHRQWFKSNFGFSNFTETPRDIAFCAHTILQDGLLEVKNALKDKRFYDNPLVLGDPHFQFYAGAPLVLSGGARVGTLCIFDREPRTLNQNQKQVLLQLAKTASQLMELRATARNNEINSAQFRDLSSASPMGIFATDLLGICTYNNAAWLKIFNISLKQSIGSNWAASIHPEDAPIVFEQWQAFAEKGEVFDAEFRIQPIGGDLRVVHSSASKIMNSQGKHTGYVGAVKDITKQSLVGYANHSLLGMIKKHFMVAVVDLSGHITDVNDAFCDFNGYSRAELIGQHHNLLNSSSHPESLFAERWLKVEQGESWQGEISYCKKNGKLQWVDNVMAPLKGVSGPVERYVSVSRDISQRKNFEEQLRKNKLFLDRTGSMAGVGGWEVDLVANTVYWSDEICRIHGEEPGYAPSFDGAIHYYALDSRSVITNAIDSAISTGKGWDLELQLIRKDGALIWVRAIGSVEFELTKPIRLIGAFQEITETVKTRQLIANIHERMLQLTKTAGGVGVWEYDVLKHTLVWDELMYRLCGVEQDDTLSARALSSRHLHPDDRKIIKNKFQTAIINAQQYDAEFRIIWTDKSVHTIKTLGHVERDATGAAQRVIGVSWDVTHEREIEAVLVEQNELLRITMQSIGDAVITTNAKGEVTWLNPVAERMTGWGALEAHGCPLKKVFHIIDEQTRLPLKNPIETYLQQDQIVCLLNHTLLISRKGIKFGIEHSAAPIRNAQGVALGAVVVFRDVTEQRRLASEMKHRATHDELTGLFNRGEFDDRLSRLLEKSSEDGSIHTLLYIDLDEFKLVNDACGHTIGDQLLKQISSLMGAVIRDCDTLARLGGDEFGIILEHCSGEQAQRVAQQVCDHIGEFRLHHDGKRFRVSSSIGLVELSHTFTSTISVMQAADTCCYAAKEGGRNRIHTWIDNDQAIKERRHEMQWTSRIEQALDEDRFVLYAQRLHSLEADTQGIHAEVLLRMLDNNGSIISPAAFLPAAERFHLASRIDRWVLNRSIAWLKALGSDSPIQLLAINLSGQSVGDMAFHRSVMEYLVTLPATLCKRLCFEITETAAVTNLAAAALFIEQVRALGISVALDDFGAGASSFGYLKRLRVDYLKIDGQFITNLLDDALDDVAVRCFVDLAKVMNIKTIAEYVDKAPVLERIKELGVDYAQGFFLHKPEPINFLLKSPVTHSDGQAHLSLR, via the coding sequence ATGGTTACCGCAGCATTTAGTGATTCTGAAGAATACCGCCTACTAGCTCTTGAACAGCTCGAAATTCTTGATTCGCAGGCTGAGGAAGGTTTTGACTCTTTAGTCAAGGCGGCTGCTTTAGTGTGTGAAGTACCTGTGTGCTTAATAAGTCTTGTCGATAAACATCGCCAATGGTTTAAATCAAATTTCGGCTTTTCTAATTTCACGGAAACGCCACGAGACATTGCATTTTGTGCACATACGATTTTGCAAGATGGTCTACTTGAGGTTAAAAACGCCCTAAAAGATAAACGGTTTTACGATAACCCTTTAGTTCTTGGCGATCCGCATTTTCAGTTTTATGCTGGTGCCCCTCTGGTCTTGTCTGGTGGCGCACGTGTGGGAACGCTCTGCATTTTTGACCGTGAACCGCGCACGCTTAATCAAAATCAAAAGCAAGTTCTATTGCAATTAGCTAAGACTGCGAGTCAGCTGATGGAGTTGCGCGCCACTGCTCGCAACAACGAGATTAATTCTGCACAGTTTCGAGATCTGAGTAGCGCCTCGCCAATGGGTATTTTTGCGACTGATCTACTAGGCATTTGCACCTACAACAATGCCGCTTGGCTTAAGATTTTTAATATTTCATTAAAGCAAAGTATTGGATCCAACTGGGCCGCTAGCATCCATCCCGAAGATGCGCCAATAGTTTTCGAACAATGGCAGGCCTTTGCTGAGAAAGGTGAAGTATTTGATGCCGAGTTCCGCATACAGCCAATAGGAGGAGATCTTCGCGTCGTGCATAGTAGTGCGAGCAAGATTATGAATTCGCAAGGCAAGCACACTGGCTATGTAGGAGCAGTCAAAGACATTACGAAACAGTCTCTTGTCGGATACGCCAATCACTCCTTGTTAGGCATGATCAAAAAGCACTTTATGGTCGCGGTGGTCGATTTGTCGGGTCACATAACTGATGTGAATGACGCGTTTTGTGATTTCAATGGCTACTCGCGCGCAGAGTTAATAGGCCAACACCACAACTTGTTGAACTCAAGCTCACACCCCGAATCACTTTTTGCAGAAAGGTGGCTAAAAGTAGAGCAAGGTGAGTCATGGCAAGGTGAAATTTCATACTGCAAAAAAAATGGAAAGCTGCAATGGGTGGATAACGTGATGGCACCACTCAAAGGTGTCTCTGGCCCTGTAGAGAGATATGTTTCGGTCAGTCGCGATATTTCGCAACGTAAAAATTTTGAAGAACAACTGCGTAAAAATAAGCTCTTCCTCGACCGTACAGGCAGCATGGCTGGAGTCGGCGGTTGGGAGGTAGACCTAGTAGCGAACACTGTTTATTGGTCTGACGAGATCTGTCGTATTCACGGCGAAGAGCCTGGTTACGCGCCTTCATTTGATGGGGCAATACACTACTACGCGCTAGACTCGCGCTCTGTCATCACGAACGCAATTGATAGCGCCATTTCGACTGGCAAAGGTTGGGACTTAGAGTTGCAACTAATACGTAAGGACGGCGCTTTAATCTGGGTCAGAGCAATAGGTTCTGTTGAGTTTGAACTGACTAAACCCATACGTCTAATCGGTGCATTTCAAGAAATAACGGAGACCGTTAAAACACGCCAGTTAATTGCAAACATCCACGAGCGTATGCTGCAACTGACAAAAACAGCGGGGGGCGTGGGTGTTTGGGAATATGACGTGCTTAAACATACCCTAGTGTGGGATGAATTAATGTACCGTTTATGTGGTGTTGAGCAAGATGACACGCTTAGTGCAAGAGCTCTTTCGTCACGCCATCTGCATCCGGATGATAGAAAAATAATTAAAAATAAATTTCAAACAGCAATTATTAATGCACAGCAATATGATGCGGAGTTTCGTATTATTTGGACAGATAAAAGTGTTCACACTATCAAAACACTTGGTCACGTAGAGCGTGATGCCACGGGAGCCGCTCAGCGAGTTATTGGTGTAAGTTGGGACGTAACGCATGAACGCGAAATCGAAGCTGTCTTAGTCGAACAAAATGAGCTACTTCGAATCACCATGCAGTCTATCGGTGATGCAGTCATAACTACAAATGCAAAAGGAGAAGTCACGTGGCTCAATCCAGTAGCGGAAAGAATGACTGGATGGGGGGCTCTAGAAGCACACGGGTGTCCATTAAAGAAAGTCTTTCACATCATTGATGAGCAGACGCGATTGCCGCTAAAAAATCCAATCGAGACTTATCTCCAACAAGACCAGATCGTCTGCCTTTTAAACCACACATTATTAATTTCGCGCAAAGGCATAAAGTTTGGAATTGAACATTCTGCTGCGCCCATTCGCAATGCACAAGGCGTAGCACTTGGCGCTGTCGTAGTCTTTCGTGATGTTACAGAGCAACGTCGCCTCGCTAGTGAGATGAAACACCGCGCCACCCATGATGAATTGACTGGCTTGTTCAATCGTGGTGAGTTCGATGATCGCTTAAGTCGTCTTTTAGAAAAATCCAGTGAAGACGGCAGTATTCACACCTTGTTATATATAGATCTAGACGAATTCAAACTGGTTAACGACGCATGCGGACATACGATAGGCGATCAATTACTGAAACAAATAAGTAGTTTGATGGGGGCTGTTATTCGCGACTGCGATACCCTAGCGCGTTTAGGCGGAGACGAGTTTGGTATTATTTTGGAGCATTGCAGCGGCGAGCAAGCTCAGCGTGTGGCGCAGCAGGTCTGTGACCATATAGGGGAGTTCAGACTACATCACGACGGCAAACGCTTTCGCGTGAGCTCTAGCATCGGCCTAGTCGAGCTGAGTCATACTTTCACCAGCACCATCTCAGTGATGCAAGCGGCTGACACCTGCTGCTACGCGGCTAAAGAAGGTGGTCGTAACAGAATTCACACTTGGATTGATAACGACCAAGCTATAAAAGAGCGTCGTCATGAAATGCAGTGGACAAGCCGAATTGAGCAGGCGCTAGACGAGGACCGGTTTGTACTCTATGCCCAGCGATTACATTCTTTAGAAGCCGATACTCAAGGCATACACGCCGAAGTGCTGCTGCGTATGCTTGACAACAACGGCTCTATCATTTCTCCGGCAGCTTTTTTACCAGCAGCGGAACGGTTTCACTTGGCTTCACGTATCGACCGTTGGGTGTTAAACCGCTCGATCGCTTGGCTTAAGGCCTTGGGCTCAGACAGCCCAATTCAGCTGCTTGCGATTAATTTATCCGGTCAAAGTGTCGGCGATATGGCCTTTCACCGAAGTGTTATGGAATATCTTGTGACGCTGCCAGCCACTCTTTGTAAACGCTTATGCTTCGAGATAACCGAAACTGCAGCAGTTACCAATTTAGCTGCTGCTGCACTTTTCATAGAACAAGTACGTGCATTAGGAATCAGCGTCGCACTGGACGACTTTGGCGCTGGTGCGTCATCTTTTGGATATCTCAAACGACTACGTGTGGACTACCTCAAGATCGACGGTCAATTTATTACGAACTTGCTTGACGATGCTTTGGATGATGTAGCTGTGAGGTGCTTTGTGGATTTAGCCAAGGTCATGAATATCAAAACTATTGCCGAATACGTTGATAAAGCACCGGTTTTAGAGAGGATTAAGGAACTTGGTGTCGACTACGCTCAAGGATTTTTTCTGCACAAACCTGAGCCTATTAATTTTTTACTAAAAAGCCCAGTGACTCATAGCGATGGTCAAGCACATCTAAGCCTTCGGTAA
- a CDS encoding PQQ-dependent sugar dehydrogenase yields MQLSTFINIRRSFTTRSAVALVAVSALAACGDTAKLPDTAGMGTNPTLPSPQSSLIPTVNIAPAKGWPAGTKPIAMAGLTVTAFSTGLEHPRWLYTLPNGDVLVAESNAPPKPEDGKGIRGWVMGLVMGRAGAGVPSANRITLLRDVNGDGQAEVKTVFLENLSSPFGMALVGNDLYVANTDAVVKFPYRSGETSISAVPTKLVDLPAGPINHHWTKNLIPNADGSKLYVTVGSNSNVGERGMTAEEGRAAIWEVDVKTGQHRVFASGLRNPNGMGWAPDGTLWTVVNERDEIGSDLVPDYLTSVVDGAFYGWPYSYYGQNVDERVKPARPDLVAKAVSPDFALGSHVAPLGMAFSNSKTMSPALSSGVFVGEHGSWNRKPHSGYKVVFVPFTGSKPSGLPVDVLTGFLSAEGDAYGRPVGVAMDNRGALLVADDVGNTVWHVSGQTRVASAGPSLAAKP; encoded by the coding sequence ATGCAACTAAGTACATTCATCAACATCCGTCGCAGTTTTACGACGCGTTCAGCTGTAGCACTGGTTGCCGTTAGCGCTCTTGCGGCCTGTGGCGACACCGCAAAATTGCCTGATACTGCTGGTATGGGAACAAACCCTACCTTACCTTCGCCGCAAAGTAGCCTGATTCCAACTGTCAATATTGCTCCAGCTAAAGGCTGGCCAGCGGGCACGAAACCTATCGCCATGGCGGGTTTAACCGTTACTGCCTTTTCTACCGGATTGGAACATCCGCGTTGGCTCTACACCTTGCCTAATGGAGATGTGTTGGTTGCCGAAAGTAACGCGCCGCCGAAACCAGAAGATGGAAAGGGTATTAGAGGTTGGGTGATGGGTCTAGTCATGGGCCGCGCAGGCGCCGGTGTGCCATCAGCCAACCGAATAACACTGCTGCGCGACGTAAACGGAGATGGGCAAGCTGAGGTCAAAACTGTGTTTTTAGAAAACTTGTCATCCCCGTTTGGCATGGCTTTAGTCGGCAATGACTTATATGTAGCCAATACTGATGCTGTAGTTAAATTCCCCTATCGATCGGGAGAAACCAGTATCAGCGCTGTCCCGACCAAGTTAGTAGATCTGCCGGCCGGGCCAATTAACCATCATTGGACCAAAAATCTAATTCCAAACGCCGACGGCAGCAAGCTTTACGTCACGGTGGGGTCAAACAGCAATGTAGGTGAGCGAGGCATGACAGCTGAAGAAGGCCGCGCAGCCATCTGGGAGGTAGATGTCAAAACCGGACAACATCGCGTATTTGCCAGCGGCCTTCGCAATCCGAATGGCATGGGCTGGGCGCCTGACGGCACACTTTGGACAGTAGTGAATGAACGCGACGAAATTGGTAGTGACCTTGTGCCCGACTATCTCACCAGCGTCGTTGATGGCGCGTTCTACGGCTGGCCATATAGCTACTATGGTCAAAACGTAGACGAGCGAGTAAAACCAGCACGACCTGATTTGGTTGCAAAAGCTGTATCCCCTGACTTCGCGCTAGGCTCGCATGTTGCTCCGCTCGGCATGGCGTTTTCGAATAGTAAAACTATGTCCCCGGCGTTAAGTAGCGGCGTTTTCGTAGGAGAGCATGGATCATGGAACCGTAAGCCGCATAGTGGTTATAAAGTAGTATTTGTACCGTTTACTGGATCCAAACCTTCGGGTTTACCAGTCGACGTGCTAACAGGATTCCTTAGCGCAGAAGGTGATGCATATGGTCGCCCTGTAGGTGTAGCGATGGACAATCGAGGAGCACTTTTGGTAGCTGACGATGTAGGCAATACGGTCTGGCACGTTAGCGGACAAACACGGGTAGCTAGTGCTGGCCCGTCATTAGCCGCGAAACCTTGA
- a CDS encoding LuxR C-terminal-related transcriptional regulator, whose translation MRVFVTESQPLVREAVVKLFHKLSNKVIVIGLASHNEITTATNIHGQPDLICLDLAFSNDQDVSTIRELRDKFPDSKLMVFSAVELAVFYQELAIQAGADAFINKLLSIEDISNRLRIFLEGEINEDNLVGLEKLSNRQKQLLVLLDKGMNNKSISESLAISEHTVKVHLWRLFKRLNVHSRAQASHIARTRGLV comes from the coding sequence ATGAGAGTCTTTGTCACCGAAAGTCAACCTCTTGTGCGTGAAGCTGTTGTGAAGTTGTTTCATAAGCTTAGCAATAAGGTAATTGTGATTGGACTAGCTAGCCATAATGAAATTACCACAGCTACAAATATCCACGGCCAGCCTGATCTCATTTGTCTTGATTTAGCATTTTCAAATGATCAAGATGTATCAACAATTCGCGAGCTTAGAGATAAATTTCCCGATTCAAAACTAATGGTTTTTTCAGCTGTAGAACTGGCTGTTTTTTACCAAGAACTAGCGATTCAAGCTGGCGCTGACGCGTTTATTAACAAATTACTTAGCATTGAAGATATTTCAAATAGATTACGTATTTTCCTTGAAGGAGAGATTAATGAAGACAATTTAGTGGGGCTAGAAAAGCTTTCTAATCGACAGAAACAATTACTAGTCCTGCTGGACAAGGGAATGAATAACAAAAGTATTAGTGAATCATTGGCGATCAGTGAACACACCGTAAAAGTCCATTTATGGAGACTGTTTAAACGACTTAATGTCCATAGTCGTGCCCAAGCTAGTCATATTGCCCGAACCCGTGGGTTGGTTTGA
- a CDS encoding EAL domain-containing protein: MNAPITLRSTKFIIEQDGNPCADCSSDQKLAFKFSYAFQPIVDIQKREIFAHEALVRGINGESALSVLENITEANRYRFDQACRVKAIKLAAALKMSILLSLNFMPNAIYRPEVCIRTTIESARSFGFPLERIMFETVEGECISDGKWLAEVFREYQRFGFLTAIDDFGSGFAGLNLLADFQPDIIKIDMGLIRDIDKRKTSQVIVRGVTRICEELGIRIIAEGIETLDEFQFLKDLGISLMQGYLFSKPLFEAVGRVELLQYPA; encoded by the coding sequence ATGAACGCACCTATCACTCTACGCTCCACAAAATTCATCATTGAGCAGGATGGCAACCCTTGTGCCGATTGCAGCAGCGATCAAAAGCTGGCTTTCAAGTTCAGCTATGCATTCCAGCCAATTGTCGACATCCAAAAACGCGAGATCTTTGCCCACGAGGCTCTGGTTCGTGGAATCAACGGCGAATCAGCACTGAGCGTCCTTGAGAATATTACCGAGGCAAACCGCTACCGCTTCGACCAAGCTTGCCGAGTGAAGGCCATCAAGTTGGCGGCGGCGTTAAAAATGTCGATATTATTGTCCCTCAATTTCATGCCCAATGCGATTTATCGACCTGAGGTGTGTATTCGCACCACCATTGAATCGGCGCGGTCATTTGGTTTCCCTTTAGAGCGCATCATGTTCGAGACGGTTGAAGGTGAGTGCATCAGCGACGGGAAATGGTTGGCGGAGGTGTTTCGTGAGTACCAGCGCTTTGGTTTTTTAACAGCCATTGATGACTTTGGTTCTGGTTTTGCTGGACTCAACTTATTGGCGGATTTTCAGCCTGATATCATCAAAATTGATATGGGCCTTATTCGCGACATTGATAAGCGCAAGACCAGTCAAGTTATCGTGCGGGGCGTGACGCGTATATGCGAAGAGTTAGGAATCCGAATCATCGCTGAGGGAATCGAGACCCTTGATGAATTTCAATTTTTAAAAGACTTGGGTATCAGTCTGATGCAGGGTTATTTGTTCAGCAAACCCCTTTTTGAGGCTGTCGGACGAGTGGAACTCTTGCAATATCCTGCCTAG
- a CDS encoding amidase translates to MKIKSMEWLSLKEMSDGLCKKKFSSLEPTQHLLDRTARYDHAIKSFIHVSEHALTQAKASDARRSRRNATLGPLDGIAVALKDNYLTADMPTTAGTNATGWTFAAKDSACAQRLRAAGCVLIGKTRTHEFAWGTTSPPVSNPWDIERIPGGSSGGSAACIASGFAPLALGSDTGGSIRIPASFCGTVGFKPTFGRISKAGIVPHSWSLDHPGPLTRTVEDAAIAMNTLAGYDARDPACQDQAVPDYTAAIAHSSKNFVIGIIENHFMDQNTPEVQDAVDASIQALRNSGAKIIYFRLPLLAYGLGAIYAIELASSGAHHDSAVNAGHSSGYQKDVRALVEMGRLVSAVDYLKAEQVRSLLCEEFKRIFDQVDVVISPTEPMTAWKKGNEIVRIGEQNESVLAASWRLTYPFNLTGLPAISVPCGFDKEVMPIGLQIAGRPFDEASVLRCAAAVERLLDLKQRPLMAHDALSL, encoded by the coding sequence ATGAAAATCAAGTCTATGGAATGGTTGTCCCTCAAAGAAATGAGTGATGGACTTTGCAAAAAAAAATTTAGCAGCCTAGAGCCAACCCAGCACTTGCTTGATAGAACAGCGCGTTACGACCACGCGATTAAAAGCTTTATTCACGTTTCGGAACACGCACTGACCCAAGCCAAAGCTTCTGATGCACGTCGTTCGCGCCGTAACGCCACATTAGGGCCGCTCGATGGTATTGCCGTTGCGCTAAAAGACAACTACCTCACAGCGGACATGCCCACAACAGCAGGAACTAACGCGACTGGCTGGACCTTCGCAGCAAAAGACTCGGCATGTGCGCAGCGGCTTAGAGCCGCTGGCTGCGTCTTAATCGGTAAAACGCGCACTCACGAATTCGCCTGGGGAACAACTAGCCCACCGGTATCAAATCCATGGGATATTGAACGAATTCCAGGTGGCTCTAGTGGTGGATCAGCAGCCTGCATTGCATCCGGCTTTGCGCCGCTGGCGTTGGGATCTGATACGGGTGGCTCAATACGCATACCCGCCAGCTTTTGCGGCACAGTCGGTTTCAAGCCAACTTTTGGGCGCATCAGCAAAGCCGGTATTGTTCCCCACAGTTGGTCCCTAGACCATCCGGGACCGCTGACACGCACTGTAGAAGACGCGGCAATAGCTATGAATACTCTTGCTGGCTACGATGCACGCGACCCGGCTTGCCAAGATCAAGCTGTTCCAGATTACACCGCAGCTATTGCACACAGCAGTAAAAATTTTGTGATTGGCATTATCGAAAACCACTTCATGGATCAGAACACGCCTGAAGTTCAAGATGCAGTAGATGCAAGCATTCAAGCACTGCGAAATAGCGGCGCAAAAATCATCTACTTTCGGCTGCCCTTGCTGGCCTACGGGCTGGGCGCCATCTACGCCATCGAATTGGCCTCGTCGGGCGCACACCACGATAGCGCGGTCAATGCGGGGCACTCCAGCGGCTACCAAAAAGACGTCAGAGCATTGGTCGAAATGGGCCGTCTAGTGTCTGCCGTTGACTACCTCAAAGCCGAGCAAGTCAGGTCTCTGTTGTGCGAAGAATTTAAACGTATATTTGATCAAGTCGACGTTGTCATCTCACCCACTGAGCCGATGACCGCTTGGAAAAAAGGTAATGAAATAGTGCGTATTGGCGAGCAAAATGAAAGCGTTTTAGCCGCTTCATGGCGCTTGACCTATCCCTTTAATCTAACCGGTTTGCCCGCTATTTCTGTCCCCTGCGGCTTTGATAAAGAGGTTATGCCAATTGGTTTGCAAATCGCAGGTAGACCATTTGATGAAGCTAGCGTACTCAGATGCGCCGCAGCAGTGGAGCGCTTATTAGACTTGAAACAAAGGCCCTTAATGGCACACGACGCCCTCTCGCTATAA
- a CDS encoding nitrilase family protein, whose protein sequence is MSEIKDSLPVSPVKVACCQLAPKVGYKQNNLDKTADFILRAAKDGAQIIVLPELCSSGYVFESRAEAASLADAYDDGETTTLWQGLAKDLGVYIVGGFAERSAATLFNSAAVIGPRGRMGLFRKVHLWGDENLFFSPGDLGFPVFATEFGTIGVGICYDGWFPEFYRTCARKGAELICVPTNWVPIPGQDPKREAMANILTMASAHSNSIYIVAADRVGMERGQLFIGQSLITGYTGWPVAGPASPNEEQILMADIDMASARKARRWNDFNEVLRDCRPDAYR, encoded by the coding sequence ATGAGCGAAATAAAAGACTCTCTACCTGTCTCGCCTGTCAAAGTTGCTTGCTGTCAGTTGGCTCCCAAGGTCGGCTATAAACAGAACAATCTTGATAAGACAGCAGACTTTATTTTGCGTGCAGCTAAGGACGGCGCTCAAATTATTGTGCTACCTGAGCTGTGTAGTTCTGGTTATGTATTTGAGAGTCGTGCTGAAGCGGCATCTTTGGCCGATGCCTACGATGACGGCGAAACGACAACGCTTTGGCAAGGTTTAGCGAAAGATTTGGGCGTTTATATTGTGGGTGGCTTCGCTGAGCGGTCGGCTGCAACATTGTTCAATTCGGCGGCGGTGATAGGTCCACGCGGCCGCATGGGTTTGTTCCGCAAGGTTCATCTTTGGGGTGACGAGAATTTATTTTTTTCTCCAGGCGACTTGGGCTTTCCTGTTTTTGCAACTGAGTTCGGAACTATTGGAGTGGGAATTTGTTACGACGGCTGGTTTCCTGAGTTCTACCGAACCTGCGCGCGCAAAGGTGCAGAGTTGATTTGTGTTCCAACCAATTGGGTGCCTATACCCGGCCAAGATCCCAAGCGTGAAGCCATGGCGAATATTCTCACCATGGCTTCTGCGCACTCTAACTCTATTTATATTGTGGCGGCTGATCGCGTGGGCATGGAGCGTGGACAACTCTTTATAGGTCAGAGCCTGATCACGGGATACACCGGCTGGCCAGTCGCTGGTCCTGCCTCACCAAACGAGGAGCAAATTCTCATGGCTGATATTGATATGGCCAGTGCCCGAAAAGCACGTCGTTGGAATGACTTCAACGAGGTGCTTAGAGATTGTCGTCCCGATGCGTATCGTTAA
- a CDS encoding substrate-binding protein, with product MKILKWFQISLTTSACLVALGAHAAEPIKIGIPIGLSGANSVVAPSVVQAAQLAVEEINAKGGVLGRQLQLEVADDGSGAAGAQKAFDSLIYQKKVDALISMETSAARNAGLPIVSRGKLPYIYTSFYEGRSCNPYMYVNAWVPNQQVAPIVDFFMAAKSAKTFFLIGSDYSFGRGMLDFTKTYIGKKGGKVVGEEYLPMDGSDWTAVINKLKSAKPDAIITSTAGGAPNVTLTKQLRAAGITLPYGNLAVDEGTAKDMGSDAEGMVISGSYLTSIASAKNKEFLAAMQKKFGADLKTPNDLSVPQYEAVYLYKAAVEKAGATAAEKVIPALATVSFEGPRGLIQMSKQRHAPLTMYLGQVQKDGGIKLLESFKNVDPGNQCPNLK from the coding sequence ATGAAAATTTTAAAGTGGTTTCAAATATCTCTAACGACTAGTGCCTGTCTCGTGGCCCTAGGTGCGCATGCGGCTGAGCCAATCAAGATTGGTATACCGATTGGTCTGAGCGGTGCCAACAGCGTTGTTGCACCGTCTGTGGTTCAAGCGGCTCAACTGGCAGTTGAAGAGATAAATGCTAAAGGCGGCGTTTTAGGACGCCAGCTGCAATTAGAAGTTGCGGACGATGGCAGTGGTGCTGCTGGTGCGCAAAAAGCCTTTGATTCTTTGATTTATCAAAAGAAAGTCGACGCATTGATTTCGATGGAAACCAGCGCCGCCCGTAATGCTGGGCTGCCTATCGTGTCACGCGGAAAACTGCCTTACATTTACACATCTTTTTATGAAGGTCGTTCGTGCAACCCATACATGTATGTCAATGCATGGGTACCCAATCAACAGGTTGCACCGATAGTAGATTTCTTCATGGCAGCTAAAAGCGCTAAGACTTTCTTTTTAATTGGCAGTGATTACTCGTTTGGCCGCGGGATGCTCGACTTTACTAAAACCTATATTGGTAAAAAAGGTGGCAAGGTCGTCGGTGAGGAATATCTGCCAATGGATGGCTCCGATTGGACTGCGGTTATCAATAAGCTCAAGTCCGCCAAGCCTGACGCCATCATTACCTCAACTGCAGGTGGTGCGCCAAACGTGACGCTTACCAAGCAACTGCGGGCAGCAGGCATCACACTTCCATATGGCAACTTAGCAGTTGATGAGGGTACGGCCAAAGACATGGGTTCTGATGCTGAAGGTATGGTGATTTCAGGCTCTTATCTGACCAGTATTGCTAGCGCTAAAAATAAAGAATTTCTCGCTGCAATGCAAAAGAAGTTTGGAGCTGACCTGAAGACGCCAAACGATCTTTCTGTGCCGCAGTACGAGGCAGTTTATTTGTATAAAGCTGCGGTTGAAAAAGCCGGTGCAACCGCTGCTGAAAAAGTCATTCCAGCATTAGCAACGGTTTCGTTTGAAGGTCCTCGCGGCCTGATTCAAATGAGCAAGCAGCGTCATGCGCCACTGACCATGTATCTCGGACAAGTGCAAAAAGACGGCGGTATCAAATTACTTGAGAGCTTTAAGAATGTTGACCCGGGTAATCAGTGCCCAAATCTTAAGTAA